In Plasmodium brasilianum strain Bolivian I chromosome 12, whole genome shotgun sequence, the genomic window atGTGGTTGTGTATTCATAGATATGGGACACTGCGGGGCAGGAAAGATATAGGAGTATAACAAGTGCCCATTACAGAAGAAGCGCAGGGGCTATATTAGTGTATGACATAACTAAGAGAAAAACGTTCTTAAGTATTTCTAAATGGCTAGAAGAAATTAGGCAAAATGCGGATAAAGACATTGTAATTATGCTAGTGGGGAATAAAGTAGATATTACTGAGAAAGATGAAAGCAAAAGAAAGGTAAGCCCACAGTTCTGAGGGTGCTCATGTACATATAGTAGTACATACACATGTGtacttattatatgtatatatatacacgtacatacatacatatatacatatacttacatgcatacatgcacatacacataccCATACACATAcccatacacatacacatacccatacacatacacatacccatacacatacacatacccatacacatacacatacccatacacatacacatacccatacacatacacatacccATACACATAcccatacacatacacatatttacGTACACGTGTACACTGCCTTAATACAGGTTACATATGAACAGGGAGCAAGTTTCGCTagggaaaataatttatttttcgcGGAGGCTTCGGCCGTATCAAAACTTAatgtaaaacatatatttgaaaatctattacaagaaatatataataacaggTTAAAGAATAATAA contains:
- a CDS encoding ras-related protein Rab-11B, which codes for MSNEEYDHLYKIILVGDATVGKTHLLSRYIRGSLPSVAKATIGKNRRAKKKNNSVEFATRTIPLAVGGTVKAQIWDTAGQERYRSITSAHYRRSAGAILVYDITKRKTFLSISKWLEEIRQNADKDIVIMLVGNKVDITEKDESKRKVTYEQGASFARENNLFFAEASAVSKLNVKHIFENLLQEIYNNRLKNNNRSFSTRSGATYDSAIQLTKARSIIKLNDIKDNESEDDNKNKMKCC